One window from the genome of Salvia splendens isolate huo1 chromosome 9, SspV2, whole genome shotgun sequence encodes:
- the LOC121746471 gene encoding pentatricopeptide repeat-containing protein At1g74850, chloroplastic-like, which yields MTKLALSFHQILPPILTPTSPSHLHFPVKFRRRHHHIPSPRRGLAVVAKAKSRELILGNPSVTVEKGKYSYDVETLINKLSSLPPRGSIARCLDTFKNKLSLSDFSLVFKEFAQRGDWQRSLRLFKYMQRQIWCKPNEHIYSIMIGILGREGLLDKSADIFDEMVAHSVPRTVLSYTAIINAYGRNGQYEVALELLDRMKKDRIVPNILTYNTVINSCARGGYSWEGLLSLFGEMRHEGIQPDLVTYNTLLSACSSRGLGDEAEMVFRTMNESGVLPDITTYRYLVETFGKLGKLEKVSELLQEMEAGGNLPEIMSYNVLLEAYAEAGKIKEAMGVFRQMQAAGSMPNSGTYSILLNLFGKHGMYNEVRELFLEMKISNTEPDADTYNILIDVFGEGGYFKEVVTLSHDMIEENVEPNMETYEGLIYACGKGGLHEDAKRILHHMSEKGLVPSAKAYTGVIESYGQAALYEEALVAFNTMNEVGSTPTIDTYNALIHSFAKGGLYKETEAILSRMGELGIPRNRDSLNGVIEAYRQGGQFEDAIKAYVDMEKVRCDPDEYTLEAVLSVYCFAGLVDESEEQFQQIKELGIQPSVMCYCMMLAVYAKTERWEKADELLNEMHTNRFSNIHQVIGQMIKGDLDDSSNWQMVEYAFDKLNSEGCGFRIRFYNTILEALWCLGQKERAARVLGEATNRGLYPELFRKNKLIWSVDVHRMWPGGACTAISVWLNNMQELLSNGEELPQLATTVVVRGQMERSSITREFPVAKAAYSLLKDVSSSFCFPGWNKGRIVCQKTQLKRVFSQDSDSESVVNLSNSPFPLSGNLKQQKSSDANGVSLRTDTKLMASGV from the exons ATGACGAAATTAGCCCTCTCCTTCCACCAAATCCTCCCCCCTATCCTCACCCCCACCTCCCCCTCCCACCTCCACTTCCCCGTCAAattccgccgccgccaccaccacatCCCTTCCCCCCGCCGCGGCCTCGCCGTTGTCGCCAAAGCTAAGAGCAGAGAGCTCATCCTCGGCAACCCCAGCGTCACCGTCGAGAAAGGCAAGTACAGCTACGACGTCGAAACCCTAATCAACAAGCTCTCCAGCCTCCCGCCGCGCGGCAGCATCGCCCGCTGCCTCGACACCTTCAAAAACAAGCTCTCTCTCTCCGACTTCTCCCTCGTCTTCAAGGAATTCGCCCAGCGCGGCGATTGGCAGCGCTCTCTCCGTTTATTCAAGTATATGCAGCGCCAGATTTGGTGCAAGCCGAATGAGCACATTTACTCTATAATGATCGGGATTCTAGGTCGCGAGGGGCTTTTGGATAAATCCGCCGATATTTTCGATGAAATGGTGGCGCATTCGGTTCCTAGAACTGTCCTTTCGTACACCGCGATTATCAACGCTTATGGTCGAAATGGACAGTATGAGGTTGCTCTGGAATTGCTGGATAGGATGAAGAAGGATAGGATTGTGCCGAATATTCTGACCTATAATACCGTGATAAATTCGTGTGCACGAGGAGGGTACTCGTGGGAGGGTTTGTTGAGCTTGTTTGGGGAAATGCGGCATGAGGGGATTCAGCCGGATTTGGTTACTTACAATACATTGTTGAGTGCGTGTTCGAGTAGGGGATTAGGGGATGAGGCGGAGATGGTGTTTAGGACTATGAACGAGAGTGGTGTTTTACCTGACATCACGACATATAGGTATCTAGTTGAAACGTTTGGCAAGCTGGGGAAGTTGGAGAAGGTCTCTGAGCTGCTGCAAGAGATGGAGGCTGGGGGGAATTTGCCAGAGATAATGAGTTATAACGTGTTGTTGGAAGCTTATGCCGAAGCAGGGAAGATAAAGGAGGCTATGGGTGTTTTTAGGCAAATGCAGGCTGCAGGGAGCATGCCAAATTCTGGAACCTATAGCATCTTGTTGAATTTGTTTGGGAAGCATGGGATGTACAATGAGGTGAGGGAGCTCTTTCTTGAAATGAAGATAAGTAATACTGAGCCGGATGCAGACACGTATAATATACTTATTGACGTCTTTGGTGAAGGAGGATATTTCAAGGAGGTGGTGACACTGTCTCATGATATGATTGAAGAGAATGTTGAGCCGAATATGGAGACTTATGAAGGGTTGATTTACGCTTGTGGGAAGGGTGGGCTTCATGAAGATGCAAAGAGAATTTTACATCATATGAGTGAGAAAGGATTGGTACCAAGTGCCAAAGCATATACTGGGGTGATTGAATCATATGGTCAGGCAGCTCTATATGAAGAGGCTCTTGTAGCCTTTAATACGATGAATGAGGTAGGGAGCACACCGACTATTGACACCTATAATGCTCTGATTCATAGCTTCGCAAAGGGGGGACTCTACAAGGAAACTGAAGCTATTTTGTCAAGAATGGGTGAGTTGGGTATTCCCCGAAACAGAGATTCATTGAATGGTGTGATTGAAGCATATAGGCAGGGAGGCCAATTTGAAGATGCCATAAAAGCTTATGTTGACATGGAAAAGGTTAGATGTGATCCTGATGAATACACTCTTGAAGCAGTCTTGAGTGTCTATTGCTTTGCGGGCCTTGTTGATGAAAGTGAGGAACAGTTTCAGCAAATTAAGGAGTTGGGTATACAGCCAAGCGTGATGTGCTACTGTATGATGCTGGCAGTTTATGCCAAAACTGAGAG GTGGGAAAAGGCTGATGAATTGCTAAATGAGATGCACACAAATAGGTTCTCTAATATTCACCAGGTCATTGGACAAATGATCAAAGGAGATTTGGATGACTCAAGTAATTGGCAAATGGTAGAATATGCATTCGACAAACTGAATTCTGAGGGGTGTGGTTTTAGGATCAGGTTTTATAACACAATTCTAGAAGCACTTTGGTGTTTGGGGCAAAAGGAAAGGGCTGCAAGAGTGCTTGGTGAAGCAACAAATAGGGGCCTATATCCAGAACTATTCCGTAAAAACAAACTTATTTGGTCTGTCGATGTTCACAG AATGTGGCCTGGCGGCGCGTGCACTGCAATATCAGTCTGGTTGAACAATATGCAAGAGCTGCTATCTAATGGGGAGGAACTTCCTCAACTGGCAACCACAGTTGTTGT GCGAGGGCAAATGGAAAGGAGCTCAATAACACGAGAATTCCCTGTCGCAAAGGCTGCATATTCTTTGCTGAAAGATGTATCGTCATCCTTCTGTTTCCCTGGGTGGAACAAGGGACGAATAGTCTGCCAAAAGACTCAGCTCAAGCGCGTCTTTTCTCAAGACTCTGATAGTGAGAGCGTAGTTAACTTATCAAACTCTCCTTTCCCTCTCTCTGGAAACCTAAAGCAACAGAAGAGCTCTGATGCCAATGGTGTCAGTTTGAGGACAGACACAAAACTCATGGCAAGTGGTGTATGA
- the LOC121746712 gene encoding uncharacterized protein LOC121746712, with protein sequence MDAKEKVIGLQKAYADIILNISKEAAARVMSSERRAVQYQHELKVAKEEALRMLLHLKKMMDDRTSEAEAAALNQQKKIEELEAQLHEAEGIVNDLRKELGEVQAELEMLKKSSLQNVNDVPTTIYSYGSSKYHHPNNGYESARASEITMPNPRQQKECSECYYSEKDCTCSSHIRDQDLSSIALRDSYKEPGLYRNGCTQRIRACEGNLLDKNSSEEREKGGYTCKDPSFGARTQSELECKLLADVKLSSFLPFRRKRQRSTKQRELVTCLTKKSSDPLEKPDPLPELSSRHNLVSVKDDAHSSKSPSSVAPILCTDEVENKCIDQGCEGLKEKMVPLGEETELEESFLPSVSKGDVENGDMPSQPARERIIKYTFQRKRKRGAPNESEMKVSLSPEVEKRNEDDKSSRKNQQSSKASLLSESSRDSRRLAQVARQLISLSEKKWWH encoded by the exons ATGGACGCCAAAGAG AAAGTGATAGGATTGCAGAAGGCGTATGCTGATATAATATTGAACATATCGAAGGAGGCAGCAGCTCGGGTTATGTCATCCGAGAGGAGGGCCGTGCAGTATCAGCACGAGCTGAAGGTGGCGAAGGAGGAGGCGCTGCGGATGCTGTTGCACCTCAAGAAAATGATGGATGATAGG ACTAGTGAGGCGGAAGCTGCTGCGCTGAATCAGcagaagaagattgaagaacTGGAAGCTCAACTTCACGAAGCTGAAGGTATCGTCAACGATCTCAGGAAAGAGTTGGGAGAGGTACAGGCTGAGCTGGAAATGTTAAAGAAAAGCAGTTTGCAGAACGTAAATGATGTGCCTACTACAATCTACTCATATGGATCTAGTAAATATCATCATCCGAACAATGGATATGAATCTGCCAGAGCTTCTGAAATCACAATGCCTAACCCAAGGCAGCAAAAGGAATGTTCGGAGTGTTATTATAGCGAGAAAGATTGCACGTGCAGTTCACATATTAGGGATCAGGATTTGTCTTCAATAGCATTAAGAGACAGCTATAAAGAGCCCGGGCTATATAGAAATGGCTGTACGCAGAGAATCCGTGCGTGTGAGGGGAATCTGTTGGACAAGAACAGCAGCGAAGAGCGGGAAAAGGGTGGATACACCTGCAAAGATCCATCATTTGGGGCTAGAACTCAGAGTGAGCTTGAGTGCAAATTGTTGGCGGATGTTAAGTTAAGTAGTTTCCTACCTTTTCGTCGGAAAAGACAGAGATCTACTAAACAAAGAGAACTTGTAACATGTTTGACTAAGAAGTCAAGTGATCCTCTCGAGAAACCTGATCCGTTGCCAGAACTTTCATCAAGACATAATCTTGTTTCAGTCAAAGATGATGCTCACTCCAGTAAGAGTCCTTCATCCGTAGCTCCAATACTATGCACGGATGAAGTTGAGAACAAATGCATTGACCAGGGATGTGAAGGGTTGAAGGAAAAGATGGTGCCGTTAGGGGAAGAAACTGAGCTTGAAGAAAGTTTTTTGCCTTCTGTTTCTAAAGGGGATGTTGAAAATGGTGATATGCCAAGCCAACCCGCAAGGGAAAGAATCATCAAATACACATTTCAAAGGAAGCGCAAGAGAGGAGCCCCGAACGAATCTGAAATGAAGGTGTCACTGTCACCTGAGGTAGAAAAGAGAAATGAAGATGATAAAAGTTCTCGTAAGAACCAGCAGTCATCCAAGGCTAGCTTGTTGTCAGAGTCATCCCGAGACAGTAGGCGATTGGCGCAAGTTGCTCGTCAG CTTATATCCTTGTCTGAGAAGAAGTGGTGGCATTGA
- the LOC121748914 gene encoding transcription factor MYB1R1-like has protein sequence MSQSSLLPSSAAATGAEIMLFGVRVRVDPMRKSVSMNNLSEYEPVVNEAPKDVADAAFGYASADDAVPQRAGGNRERKRGIPWTEDEHKLFLLGLAKVGRGDWRGISRNYVKSRTPTQVASHAQKYFLRRSNSNRRRRRSSLFDITTDSVSQMPIQEAKNHHHGLASQFPAPPIPSKVGNGFPVMPFPVTVAPVMYPGNAAIAQTERAKISSPAMLVPWSSAMLDLSLRQHVSFEPPPLSLRLSLSSGQDQRSASAFQMRQSIKMEIAA, from the exons atgtcGCAGAGCAGCTTGTTGCCGTCGTCCGCCGCCGCGACCGGCGCTGAGATCATGCTGTTTGGTGTTAGAGTGAGAGTTGATCCGATGAGGAAGAGCGTCAGTATGAATAATCTGTCTGAGTACGAGCCGGTTGTGAACGAGGCGCCCAAGGATGTGGCGGATGCCGCCTTCGGCTACGCCTCCGCAGATGACGCCGTGCCTCAGCGTGCCGGCGGGAATCGCGAGCGTAAGCGAG GAATTCCGTGGACAGAGGATGAACACAAGCTATTCCTCCTTGGATTGGCGAAGGTTGGAAGGGGAGATTGGAGAGGAATCTCGCGAAACTACGTCAAGAGCCGCACTCCAACTCAAGTTGCCAGTCACGCTCAGAAATACTTCCTCCGCCGGAGCAACAGcaatcgccgccgccgccgctctaGCCTCTTCGACATCACCACCGACTCG GTTTCTCAAATGCCAATTCAAGAGGCCAAGAACCACCACCACGGCCTAGCGAGCCAGTTTCCTGCACCACCCATCCCTTCCAAGGTCGGCAATGGATTCCCAGTCATGCCGTTCCCTGTGACAGTTGCCCCCGTCATGTACCCTGGGAACGCAGCCATTGCTCAAACTGAACGGGCCAAAATCTCATCACCTGCAATGCTCGTGCCTTGGTCCTCGGCGATGCTTGATCTCAGTTTGAGGCAGCATGTCTCCTTCGAGCCACCGCCTCTGTCTCTGCGGTTATCTCTCTCCTCCGGCCAGGATCAGCGATCTGCCTCCGCCTTCCAGATGAGGCAGAGCATCAAGATGGAGATAGCAGCATAA